The following coding sequences are from one Sulfitobacter faviae window:
- a CDS encoding luciferase family protein: MFELTPRIGPRPETTDCAPHEQVSQNPDASTYQKLKERAFDFPFVERRPSIISVPGAEALWLAHDHAHGCQESFMVGNEFAHVHPQYDGSMHLMLPLECTRELFAKGWGEPHPMAATGMIPATAVMVFAPRNLQEIETALQILAVSYDFASGKLSNPAPILL, from the coding sequence ATGTTTGAACTGACACCCCGCATCGGTCCAAGACCAGAAACCACCGACTGCGCGCCGCATGAGCAGGTAAGCCAGAACCCCGACGCAAGTACCTATCAAAAGCTCAAGGAACGGGCCTTTGACTTTCCTTTCGTGGAGCGCCGCCCCAGTATCATCTCTGTTCCCGGTGCCGAGGCTCTTTGGCTGGCACACGATCACGCGCACGGTTGTCAGGAATCCTTTATGGTGGGAAACGAGTTCGCGCATGTGCATCCGCAATATGATGGTTCGATGCATCTGATGCTCCCGCTCGAATGCACCCGCGAGCTCTTCGCCAAAGGCTGGGGCGAGCCACACCCGATGGCGGCTACTGGCATGATCCCGGCGACCGCCGTCATGGTGTTTGCGCCGCGTAATTTGCAAGAGATCGAAACAGCTTTGCAAATTCTTGCCGTATCTTATGATTTTGCGTCTGGAAAACTCTCGAATCCCGCCCCGATCCTGTTGTGA
- a CDS encoding CoA transferase, whose translation MTGPLNHLKIIELGHVIAGPLSAALLSDFGADVIKIEAPNRTDMMRDLGPKAEDGVGVWWKTLGRNKKTLGLDWKSDEGREIPLCRDTFRSLIFTTGSGRDSRVFQTQNHKIRQEFAKLFRSLANYAAQTP comes from the coding sequence ATGACTGGACCACTTAATCACCTGAAAATCATCGAACTCGGTCATGTGATTGCGGGGCCGCTTTCGGCTGCGTTGCTTTCCGACTTCGGTGCCGATGTCATCAAGATCGAGGCACCGAACCGAACCGACATGATGCGTGACCTTGGACCCAAGGCCGAGGACGGAGTGGGTGTCTGGTGGAAAACGCTGGGCCGCAACAAAAAGACGCTGGGCCTCGACTGGAAGTCGGACGAAGGCCGGGAAATACCGTTGTGTCGCGACACATTCCGTTCACTCATTTTCACAACAGGATCGGGGCGGGATTCGAGAGTTTTCCAGACGCAAAATCATAAGATACGGCAAGAATTTGCAAAGCTGTTTCGATCTCTTGCAAATTACGCGGCGCAAACACCATGA